The proteins below are encoded in one region of Segatella copri:
- a CDS encoding TonB-dependent receptor, translating to MKRILLSAALLAAATTSIQAHTLDGIVKDNKTGEPLIGTVIRVKELPNVSTTTGLDGTFTLHELPDKGKFTIIVSYMSYKTREMVVDVAKKDKVDIPMDEDLKQLGEVVVTGHREYRSDRSAIETVKNAGNVLNVMSQQSIQLSPDVNVASVLQRVSGVTMERDASGEASYAILRGMDKRYNYTLVNGVKIPSPDDKNRYIPLNIFPSDLMDRLVVSKSLTADMEGDAAGGVVDMVMKDAPSHFQILANAAIGASDYFWKDGRDYLTSNRSDYTKKAPYEAFGKDYKAQMSDFKKGPVQLKSHSMPSPNFIGGLSIGNRFWNDRLGVMLAGSVQNTFRGTERTYNSVKMASGEQAMYISNLQHRYYSIHDLTTGAHAKIDLTLPGHKLEWYNMYVRTNSKGIRYNNSVNTEYIGADSYTQDDEVRSLSTTQSIFATNLKGTHHLTKDFTVDWSGVFSQAKEEDPDRTYVTLTNTVSRKAENGGDAVSGSIWDANKNIIKTLPKGAERRFQHNKDTDWAGYINLSYDTHFANDVEALWKAGAQYRRKERSNRYYSYIFNPADISQTMDGNGLEQYANIDWVCKTPYSQASQLNYDSKEHIGGAYAMVTLKSEVGELNAGFRAEHTNQIYTMLQHFRNMGQVGEQSYWDYLPSASIKWTPTKKMNVRLSYYRSINRPGFYEIVPYQIMGEEYQEKGNPNLKRARIDNIDLRWEWFPSKTEQILAGVFYKYLKDPIEQVFVTSDGKIGAGTDAYYMPDNLGNAKNMGFEIDVIKYIRHFGVKANYTYTHSEITTSKREYKEGSAEYKSGVTQTRPLVNQAPHTANISLLYKDTENGWNAQLASSFTGTKLALVSPFKDADQWDKAMFGLDLSAEKQFKNGISVFFKANNLLDAKRERYLKTVNKSNLEYEGQKSDKTIVGTYQYGRTFLLGVRYKL from the coding sequence AAAGGCAAGTTTACCATCATCGTTTCCTACATGTCGTACAAGACCAGGGAGATGGTAGTAGATGTGGCTAAGAAAGACAAGGTGGATATTCCGATGGATGAAGACCTGAAGCAGTTGGGCGAAGTGGTGGTTACCGGTCATCGTGAATACCGCAGCGACCGAAGCGCCATAGAAACCGTGAAGAATGCCGGCAACGTGCTCAACGTGATGAGCCAGCAGAGCATCCAGCTTTCGCCTGATGTCAACGTGGCAAGCGTTCTGCAGCGAGTATCGGGTGTAACCATGGAGCGTGATGCATCGGGCGAGGCTTCCTACGCCATCCTCCGAGGCATGGACAAGCGCTACAACTACACCCTGGTAAACGGCGTGAAGATTCCAAGTCCGGATGATAAAAACCGTTACATTCCGTTGAATATCTTCCCTTCTGATCTGATGGATCGCCTCGTGGTATCCAAGTCTTTGACGGCTGATATGGAAGGCGATGCAGCCGGTGGCGTGGTGGATATGGTGATGAAGGATGCGCCATCCCACTTCCAGATTCTGGCGAATGCAGCCATCGGAGCAAGTGATTATTTCTGGAAGGATGGCAGAGATTATCTTACCAGCAACCGCTCTGATTATACAAAGAAGGCTCCTTACGAGGCTTTCGGAAAAGACTACAAGGCGCAGATGAGTGATTTCAAGAAAGGCCCTGTTCAGCTGAAGAGTCATTCCATGCCATCTCCTAACTTCATCGGAGGTTTGAGCATCGGCAACCGCTTCTGGAACGACCGCCTGGGCGTGATGCTTGCCGGAAGCGTGCAGAATACTTTCCGTGGCACCGAGCGCACCTACAATTCCGTAAAGATGGCTTCGGGCGAGCAGGCAATGTACATTTCCAATCTGCAACATCGCTACTACAGCATCCATGATCTTACCACGGGTGCTCATGCCAAGATAGATTTAACCCTGCCTGGCCACAAGCTGGAATGGTACAACATGTATGTGCGCACCAATTCCAAGGGCATCAGATACAATAACAGTGTCAACACCGAATATATCGGAGCCGACAGCTATACCCAGGACGATGAGGTGCGCTCTCTCTCAACCACCCAGAGCATCTTCGCCACTAACCTGAAGGGTACGCATCATCTTACCAAGGATTTTACCGTAGATTGGTCGGGCGTATTTTCGCAGGCAAAGGAGGAAGATCCGGACAGAACCTACGTAACCCTGACGAATACCGTGAGCAGAAAAGCCGAGAATGGCGGCGATGCCGTTTCGGGTTCCATCTGGGATGCCAATAAGAATATCATTAAGACCCTGCCTAAGGGTGCCGAGCGCCGGTTCCAGCACAACAAGGATACCGACTGGGCAGGCTACATCAACCTTTCTTACGATACCCATTTCGCCAACGATGTGGAGGCTCTCTGGAAGGCGGGTGCGCAGTATCGCAGAAAAGAACGCAGCAATAGATATTATTCTTACATCTTCAATCCTGCCGACATCTCGCAGACGATGGATGGAAACGGATTAGAGCAGTATGCCAATATAGATTGGGTTTGCAAAACTCCTTATTCTCAGGCTTCGCAGCTCAACTACGATTCCAAGGAGCACATCGGAGGCGCCTACGCCATGGTAACCCTGAAGAGCGAGGTAGGTGAACTGAATGCCGGTTTCCGTGCCGAGCATACCAACCAGATTTACACCATGCTCCAGCACTTCCGTAACATGGGACAGGTGGGCGAGCAGAGCTACTGGGATTATCTGCCATCTGCATCCATCAAATGGACGCCAACCAAGAAGATGAACGTGCGTCTCTCTTACTATCGCTCCATCAACCGTCCGGGCTTCTATGAGATTGTGCCTTATCAGATTATGGGCGAGGAGTATCAGGAAAAGGGTAATCCAAACCTGAAGCGTGCCCGCATCGACAACATCGACCTGCGCTGGGAGTGGTTCCCAAGCAAGACAGAGCAGATTCTTGCCGGCGTGTTCTATAAATATCTGAAAGACCCGATAGAGCAGGTGTTCGTAACATCTGATGGCAAGATTGGTGCCGGAACCGATGCTTACTACATGCCGGATAACCTGGGTAATGCCAAGAACATGGGCTTCGAAATCGACGTCATCAAATACATTCGCCACTTCGGAGTAAAGGCAAATTATACTTACACCCATTCTGAAATCACCACCTCGAAGCGTGAGTACAAGGAGGGTAGTGCCGAGTATAAATCGGGCGTAACCCAGACCCGTCCGCTGGTTAACCAGGCTCCTCATACCGCCAATATCTCCTTATTATATAAGGATACGGAGAATGGCTGGAATGCGCAGTTGGCCTCTTCCTTCACGGGTACCAAGCTCGCCCTGGTTTCTCCCTTCAAGGATGCCGATCAGTGGGATAAGGCTATGTTCGGTCTCGACCTGAGTGCCGAGAAGCAATTCAAGAACGGCATCTCCGTCTTCTTCAAGGCAAACAATCTGCTCGATGCCAAGCGCGAGAGATACTTGAAGACCGTGAACAAGAGCAACCTGGAGTATGAGGGCCAGAAGAGCGATAAGACCATCGTGGGAACTTATCAGTATGGCAGAACCTTCCTGCTGGGAGTAAGATACAAGTTATAA